One Anthonomus grandis grandis chromosome 15, icAntGran1.3, whole genome shotgun sequence DNA segment encodes these proteins:
- the LOC126744969 gene encoding clotting factor C-like encodes MRILVTFLCFSVLHASYSETFQECGLIKESVMSPLIMHASPTTSANWPWYTAIYLHTKKDTWEFSCGGSILSERLVITAAHCLWTVPATEIKVTAGSSFSDFDREEPGKQIADVSEVIIHDLYFDALGNFGSDIALIKLKTPFVVGDFVQVICLDLNLRNIMDLDNFTMEGKVIGMGITESGSTSLNLQEARVELVSTKGCIDNQMSEFKKYVTVATFCGKGINGSVICNGDSGGGFAIKDPVTGKWMLEGVVSISPKDPRNITCDPKYYTIFTKVGLFVSWIKRYVNDSNE; translated from the exons ATGAgaattttagttacttttttgtgttttagtGTTTTACATGCTAGCTATTCAG agACTTTCCAAGAATGTGGATTAATAAAAGAATCCGTAATGTCTCCGTTAATTATGCACGCATCACCCACGACATCCGCTAATTGGCCTTGGTACACTGCCATTTATTTGCACACCAAAAAGGACACGTGGGAGTTCTCTTGCGGAGGCTCTATATTGTCGGAAAGGCTTGTTATTacag CTGCCCATTGTCTTTGGACCGTACCAGCTACTGAAATTAAAGTAACAGCTGGAAGTTCTTTCAGTGATTTTGATAGAGAGGAACCTGGCAAACAGATTGCCGATGTAAGCGAAGTGATAATACACGACCTCTACTTCGACGCATTGGGAAACTTCGGATCGGATATTgccttaattaaattaaaaacgcCATTTGTAGTTGGTGATTTTGTGCAGGTAATTTGCCTGGATCTGAATTTGAGAAACATTATGGATTTGGATAATTTTACTATGGAAGGAAAG GTCATAGGAATGGGCATAACCGAATCAGGCTCTACATCATTAAACTTACAAGAGGCACGAGTTGAGTTAGTAAGCACAAAGGGCTGCATAGACAATCAAAtgagtgaatttaaaaaatacgtgACCGTTGCCACGTTCTGTGGCAAAGGAATAAACG gTTCGGTTATATGTAATGGCGACAGTGGTGGAGGATTCGCTATAAAAGACCCGGTCACTGGGAAATGGATGCTAGAAGGTGTGGTCAGCATTAGCCCAAAAGATCCTCGGAACATCACGTGCGATCCAAAATATTACACTATATTTACAAAAGTCGGATTGTTTGTAAGTTGGATTAAAAGATACGTTAACGATAGTAATGAATAA